Proteins encoded within one genomic window of Christensenellaceae bacterium:
- a CDS encoding RecX family transcriptional regulator, with protein MLEITDLTKQKKSDERFNVFLDGRFYCALTAEMIVKEQLKIGSEVSKEHIDKLQFLSERQTALNKAVNYLGSRLKTQKQMREYLKSKGYVEGVVKYVLEKLIEYDFLNDENFSESFVRVKSKTLGKRRIEMELKQKGVDEKLAKEKTEDITGEYEVAGTLAEKYLKNKPRDQKTAQKLYAFLAYRGFISGDINRIIKEQIKDIKEEVEKDESWD; from the coding sequence ATGTTGGAAATAACAGATTTGACAAAACAGAAAAAGAGTGATGAGCGATTTAATGTGTTTTTAGACGGCAGGTTTTATTGTGCGCTTACGGCCGAAATGATTGTAAAAGAGCAGCTTAAAATCGGCAGTGAGGTTTCAAAAGAGCATATAGACAAGCTGCAGTTTTTAAGCGAAAGACAAACGGCGCTGAACAAGGCCGTAAATTATTTGGGCAGCCGCCTTAAAACACAAAAACAGATGAGGGAATATCTTAAAAGCAAGGGCTATGTTGAGGGTGTTGTCAAGTATGTTTTAGAGAAGCTTATTGAATATGATTTTTTGAATGACGAAAACTTTAGTGAAAGTTTTGTGAGAGTTAAATCAAAAACCTTAGGCAAACGGCGCATTGAGATGGAGCTAAAACAAAAGGGCGTGGATGAGAAACTTGCAAAAGAAAAAACGGAAGATATAACAGGTGAATATGAAGTGGCCGGCACGCTTGCTGAAAAATATCTTAAGAATAAGCCGCGCGACCAAAAAACAGCTCAAAAGTTATATGCTTTTTTGGCTTATCGCGGGTTTATCTCGGGAGATATAAACAGAATTATTAAGGAACAGATTAAAGACATAAAGGAAGAGGTGGAAAAAGATGAGAGTTGGGATTGA
- the mnmA gene encoding tRNA 2-thiouridine(34) synthase MnmA — MKTVVVGMSGGVDSSVTALLLKQQGYNVVGLFMKNWEECDENGVCTATEDFEDVKRVCAALDIPYYAVNFEKEYMDNVFKYFLQEYKKGRTPNPDVLCNREIKFGPLLDKALLLGGDKLATGHYARVEEKDGLYYLGRASDENKDQTYFLNQLTQKQLKYAMFPVGEMNKKDLRELAQKHNLITARKKDSTGICFIGERNFKKFLLEFLPAKSGRIFDTNGEEVGTHDGVMFYTLGQRRGLNIGGRAGGSGRWFVYKKDVKNNILYVSQGDESVLMSHGLVSYDINWIPQKPSEKTFECFVRLRHRQPLQKAQVTQVGNGVRVMFHTPQRAVTEGQYVVFYDEKYCLGGGIIEEVII; from the coding sequence ATGAAAACCGTTGTCGTTGGTATGAGCGGAGGTGTGGATAGTTCGGTTACGGCCTTGCTTTTGAAACAGCAGGGTTATAATGTTGTCGGTCTTTTTATGAAAAATTGGGAGGAGTGCGACGAAAACGGCGTGTGTACGGCAACTGAAGATTTTGAGGATGTGAAGCGTGTTTGTGCAGCTCTTGATATTCCTTATTATGCGGTGAACTTTGAAAAAGAGTATATGGATAATGTTTTTAAGTATTTTTTGCAGGAGTATAAAAAAGGAAGAACCCCCAACCCCGATGTTTTGTGTAACCGTGAAATAAAATTTGGACCGCTTCTTGACAAGGCTCTTTTGTTGGGTGGCGACAAGCTTGCCACAGGGCATTACGCCAGAGTTGAAGAGAAGGATGGACTGTATTATCTTGGAAGGGCTAGTGACGAAAATAAAGACCAGACATACTTTTTAAATCAGCTGACGCAAAAGCAGCTGAAATATGCAATGTTTCCCGTGGGGGAAATGAACAAAAAAGACTTAAGGGAGTTAGCCCAAAAGCATAATCTTATAACTGCCCGCAAAAAAGACAGCACGGGCATATGTTTTATTGGGGAGCGCAACTTTAAAAAGTTTTTGCTGGAATTTCTTCCTGCAAAGTCCGGGAGGATTTTTGACACTAATGGTGAGGAAGTAGGCACACATGATGGTGTAATGTTTTATACTTTGGGGCAGCGGCGGGGGCTTAATATCGGAGGCCGTGCCGGCGGTAGCGGACGGTGGTTTGTTTATAAAAAGGATGTAAAAAACAATATCTTGTATGTGTCTCAGGGCGACGAGAGTGTGCTGATGAGCCACGGGCTTGTGTCATATGACATAAATTGGATACCCCAAAAGCCTTCTGAAAAAACCTTTGAGTGTTTTGTGAGGCTTAGGCATCGTCAGCCTCTTCAAAAGGCGCAGGTTACTCAAGTTGGAAATGGCGTCAGAGTAATGTTTCATACTCCTCAGAGGGCAGTGACCGAAGGGCAGTATGTGGTGTTTTATGATGAAAAATATTGTCTGGGTGGCGGAATTATAGAGGAAGTGATAATTTAA
- a CDS encoding holo-ACP synthase: MRVGIDLIEVKRFENIASNSVRMSTLFGEKEIAYFDGYKDRGVHIAGCFAAKEAVAKAFKTGFNGQITPLDIEIVHKNKVPYVNLKGGAKRFFEEQCFGGIEISISHSKTDATAICIIW, encoded by the coding sequence ATGAGAGTTGGGATTGATTTGATAGAAGTGAAAAGATTTGAAAATATAGCATCAAACAGCGTACGTATGAGCACTCTTTTTGGTGAAAAGGAGATAGCATATTTTGATGGGTATAAAGACCGGGGTGTGCATATTGCAGGATGCTTTGCGGCTAAGGAGGCCGTCGCTAAAGCCTTTAAAACGGGTTTTAACGGGCAGATAACCCCTTTAGACATAGAAATTGTCCATAAAAACAAGGTGCCTTATGTGAATTTAAAGGGCGGCGCCAAACGGTTTTTTGAGGAGCAATGCTTTGGCGGGATTGAAATAAGCATCTCTCACAGCAAGACTGATGCCACGGCTATTTGCATCATATGGTGA
- a CDS encoding SAM-dependent methyltransferase, translating to MNLEVFSYFQQYFDKNATVKVIFSAAHAEYKKIIVKPVEIKGEVKWQVERHLSDKVFHTNLSLSQLLSEIKQNIINNYKQINIVNKNSAIQILVSKKGKVTVRVSQTQERSQDLGHNKSKSYIFSEGEDIAPLRDLGVFSQDNRIIKAKFDKFKQINRFIEIVNDEFKAFDQEQITIMDFGCGKSYLTFLVYYYFKYIKKIKIRVLGYDLKQDVVDECNKIAKKYGYSDLCFFRADIAAQDKIDYKVDMIITLHACDIATDYALYNAINNNVKYIFSVPCCQHEINSQIKSSGELKLLLGDGLIKERFSSLLTDAIRCEILRQEGYMVDVIEFVDFSHSPKNLMIRATLNKNKKRSFESVKALLKQFGCKQKLFELVGGKED from the coding sequence ATGAATTTAGAAGTGTTTTCCTATTTTCAACAATACTTTGACAAAAATGCGACGGTCAAAGTAATTTTTAGTGCGGCGCATGCCGAATATAAAAAAATAATTGTAAAGCCGGTTGAAATAAAAGGCGAAGTTAAATGGCAGGTTGAGAGGCATCTTTCGGATAAAGTCTTTCACACTAATTTATCTTTAAGCCAGCTTTTGTCTGAAATAAAACAAAATATAATTAACAATTATAAACAAATAAATATCGTCAATAAAAATTCTGCCATACAAATTTTGGTTTCAAAAAAAGGAAAGGTTACTGTTAGAGTGTCACAGACGCAAGAGAGAAGTCAAGATTTGGGTCACAATAAATCAAAAAGCTACATTTTTTCAGAGGGTGAGGATATTGCTCCGTTGAGAGATTTGGGAGTTTTTTCACAGGATAATCGTATTATTAAGGCTAAATTTGACAAGTTTAAGCAAATAAACAGGTTTATTGAAATTGTTAATGATGAATTCAAAGCATTTGACCAAGAGCAAATAACTATTATGGATTTTGGCTGCGGCAAATCATACCTTACGTTTTTAGTTTATTATTATTTCAAATATATCAAAAAAATTAAAATTCGTGTATTGGGATATGATTTGAAGCAGGATGTAGTTGATGAGTGTAATAAAATAGCAAAAAAATACGGATACTCTGATTTGTGTTTTTTTAGGGCGGATATTGCAGCACAGGATAAAATAGATTATAAGGTTGATATGATTATAACGCTTCACGCCTGCGATATAGCGACTGATTATGCGCTGTATAATGCTATTAATAATAATGTAAAGTATATTTTTTCTGTTCCTTGCTGTCAGCATGAAATAAATTCACAGATAAAATCATCAGGTGAGTTAAAACTTTTGTTGGGTGACGGTCTAATAAAAGAAAGATTTTCCTCTCTTTTAACAGACGCTATACGGTGTGAAATTCTGCGTCAGGAAGGCTACATGGTGGATGTGATTGAGTTTGTAGATTTCAGTCACTCGCCCAAGAATTTGATGATACGGGCAACCCTTAACAAAAACAAAAAACGAAGTTTTGAAAGTGTTAAGGCCCTGCTCAAACAATTTGGCTGTAAACAAAAATTGTTTGAGCTGGTTGGCGGAAAAGAGGATTAA
- a CDS encoding GGGtGRT protein: MQFSGYSIKKAGIEKCLKQYGIKSMDEALEICKSVGIDPHETVKEIQPIAFDNALWAYTLGSAIAIKQNLKNAEEIAKTIGIGLQAFCTPGSVAANREVGIGHGNLAAMLLNENTKCFCFLAGHESFAAAEGAIGIAKYANMARKSPLRVILNGLGKDAAFIISRMNGFTYVKTHFDFLKNQLVTESEQKFSDTKGSIKCYGCFDVNEGVAIMKKESVDVSITGNSTNPVRFTHPVAGIYKKYCTENNKKYFSVASGGGTGRTLHPDNVAAGPASYGLTDTMGRMHGDAQFAGSSSVPAHVDMMGFVGMGNNPMVGATVALAVKISKRK; this comes from the coding sequence ATGCAATTTAGCGGATATTCAATCAAAAAAGCGGGCATTGAAAAATGCCTCAAACAATATGGTATAAAAAGCATGGACGAAGCCCTTGAAATTTGCAAGTCCGTCGGCATTGACCCGCACGAAACAGTAAAAGAAATTCAGCCCATAGCCTTTGACAACGCACTTTGGGCATATACCCTGGGCTCAGCAATTGCCATAAAACAAAACCTCAAAAATGCCGAAGAAATTGCCAAAACCATCGGCATCGGCCTTCAGGCATTCTGCACTCCTGGGTCAGTGGCAGCAAATCGTGAGGTTGGAATTGGGCATGGAAATCTTGCTGCGATGCTTCTTAACGAAAACACCAAATGCTTCTGCTTTCTTGCAGGACACGAAAGCTTTGCTGCAGCAGAGGGCGCAATCGGAATAGCAAAATACGCCAATATGGCAAGAAAGTCGCCGCTAAGAGTTATTTTAAACGGCCTTGGCAAGGACGCAGCCTTCATAATCTCACGTATGAACGGATTTACTTATGTTAAAACTCACTTTGACTTTTTAAAAAATCAACTCGTAACAGAGAGCGAACAAAAGTTTTCCGACACAAAAGGTAGCATAAAATGCTACGGCTGCTTTGATGTAAACGAAGGCGTTGCAATAATGAAAAAAGAAAGCGTAGATGTATCCATAACCGGCAACTCCACCAACCCCGTGAGGTTTACTCATCCGGTGGCGGGGATTTATAAAAAATACTGCACCGAAAATAATAAAAAATACTTTTCAGTGGCCTCAGGCGGCGGAACGGGAAGAACCCTGCACCCCGACAATGTGGCAGCAGGACCGGCAAGCTATGGCCTGACTGACACCATGGGCCGCATGCACGGCGACGCCCAGTTTGCAGGAAGTTCGTCAGTGCCCGCTCATGTTGATATGATGGGTTTTGTTGGGATGGGCAATAACCCTATGGTGGGAGCAACCGTAGCCCTTGCCGTAAAAATCAGCAAACGGAAATAA
- a CDS encoding YigZ family protein produces the protein MDTVKLLFKEISFQTEKQKSKFIAFSFHFKNKGQLSAILTKLKRKHTGAAHICYAYKCFENADFDTFLTPMTSFGVLKSYFDDGEPSGTAGQPILQSIENSGINNVLVVVVRYFGGTKLGTAGLFKAYAEAAQGVLEDNYVILTLCDGFILRCTYSGYNALQKYAEQHELRVDDAEFLTEVQLCLFIEKEKSTEHLKNIKDTITTKLEFVGERYI, from the coding sequence ATGGATACGGTAAAGTTGTTGTTTAAGGAAATAAGTTTTCAGACGGAAAAGCAAAAGAGCAAGTTTATTGCTTTTTCGTTTCATTTCAAAAACAAAGGGCAGCTCAGTGCAATTTTAACCAAGTTAAAACGTAAGCATACAGGAGCAGCGCACATCTGTTATGCTTATAAGTGCTTTGAAAACGCCGATTTTGATACATTTCTGACACCGATGACAAGTTTTGGGGTGCTTAAAAGCTATTTTGACGATGGTGAGCCTTCGGGCACTGCCGGTCAGCCGATTTTACAGTCAATTGAAAATAGCGGTATAAACAATGTTTTGGTTGTAGTTGTGCGATACTTTGGAGGTACAAAACTTGGCACAGCGGGTTTATTTAAGGCTTACGCTGAAGCGGCACAAGGCGTTTTAGAGGATAATTATGTCATTCTGACACTATGCGACGGGTTCATATTGCGGTGCACTTATTCGGGCTATAACGCACTTCAGAAATATGCCGAGCAGCACGAACTCAGGGTGGATGATGCCGAGTTTTTAACGGAGGTGCAACTGTGTTTGTTTATTGAGAAAGAAAAATCAACGGAGCATCTTAAAAACATAAAAGATACAATAACAACTAAATTAGAATTTGTAGGCGAAAGGTATATTTAA
- a CDS encoding type II toxin-antitoxin system PemK/MazF family toxin, which yields MIKRGELYYADLSPVVGSEQGGMRPILIVQNDIGNKYSPTVIAAAITSKLDKAKLPTHIELSSREYGLEQDSVILLEQIRTLDKRRLARRIGELSEYKMAQVERAMLISLGIGGDAYVSFR from the coding sequence ATGATAAAAAGAGGAGAACTATATTATGCTGATTTAAGCCCTGTGGTGGGCAGTGAGCAGGGTGGCATGCGCCCGATTTTGATTGTGCAGAATGATATAGGAAATAAATACAGCCCAACGGTGATTGCGGCTGCAATAACCAGCAAGCTTGATAAGGCTAAGCTTCCGACACACATTGAGTTGAGCAGCAGGGAATATGGACTTGAACAAGATTCGGTGATACTTTTGGAGCAAATCCGCACGCTTGACAAGCGCAGGCTGGCCCGCAGAATAGGGGAGCTTAGCGAATACAAAATGGCACAGGTTGAGAGGGCGATGCTAATTAGTTTGGGAATTGGCGGTGATGCATATGTATCGTTTCGCTAA
- a CDS encoding iron-sulfur cluster assembly scaffold protein: MEISHEICEMCTLQNCVCHGPSPIPQEGKWTQAKEIKDISGLSHGVGTCAPHQGACKLTLNVKDGIIEEALVETIGCSGMTHSAAIATEVLPGKTILEALNTDLVCDAINVAMREIFSQLVYGRTQTAFSDGGLPIGAGLEDLGKFRMSQYSTTYATKQKGTRYLNLTEGYITKLALDENKQIIGYEYVNIGKMMSLIEDGIADTDARAQCTKTYGRFSDAKSVINPRRQ; the protein is encoded by the coding sequence ATGGAAATCAGTCACGAGATTTGTGAAATGTGCACGCTGCAAAATTGCGTATGCCACGGTCCGTCGCCTATTCCTCAAGAAGGTAAATGGACGCAAGCAAAAGAAATAAAAGACATTTCGGGCCTCAGCCACGGGGTCGGCACTTGTGCGCCTCACCAAGGGGCCTGCAAGCTTACACTCAATGTTAAAGACGGAATTATCGAAGAAGCGCTGGTCGAAACAATCGGCTGCAGCGGAATGACCCACTCGGCCGCAATTGCAACCGAAGTTTTGCCCGGAAAAACTATTTTGGAGGCTCTCAACACCGACCTTGTGTGTGACGCCATAAATGTAGCTATGCGCGAGATTTTTTCTCAGCTTGTTTACGGGCGCACCCAAACAGCTTTCAGCGATGGCGGACTGCCAATAGGTGCTGGTCTTGAAGATTTGGGAAAATTCAGAATGAGTCAATACTCCACCACTTATGCCACCAAACAAAAAGGCACCCGATATCTAAATCTGACCGAAGGCTATATCACCAAACTTGCGCTGGACGAAAATAAGCAGATTATAGGATACGAATATGTGAATATCGGCAAAATGATGTCGCTGATTGAAGATGGTATAGCCGACACTGACGCAAGAGCTCAATGCACTAAAACTTATGGAAGGTTTAGCGACGCCAAAAGCGTCATAAACCCAAGGAGGCAGTAA
- a CDS encoding manganese efflux pump gives MWVLILFCVAINLDVLFAAFAYGMKGIRLSASNILTIIVIDCTMLAISLLVGGLLYSVVAEKIMTIVGAVVLIALGVYNITMSIIKWKVKEDDKTSIFVDVTNADKDKNKILSLKETVLLAVVLGMDALMSGFAYGFGLTYSLIALVIMCVLLGISLVVGSTLGMRLHKKSIADLSWIGGIILILIAVWRLIGI, from the coding sequence ATGTGGGTTCTTATTTTATTTTGTGTTGCTATCAATTTGGATGTTCTGTTTGCAGCCTTTGCTTATGGAATGAAAGGCATTAGATTATCTGCTTCTAATATTTTGACTATAATTGTTATAGACTGTACCATGCTTGCCATTTCCCTTTTGGTGGGAGGACTTCTTTATAGCGTGGTTGCCGAAAAAATTATGACAATTGTGGGCGCTGTAGTTTTGATTGCTCTCGGTGTTTATAACATAACCATGAGTATTATAAAATGGAAAGTGAAGGAGGATGACAAGACAAGTATTTTTGTGGATGTAACTAATGCCGACAAAGATAAAAACAAGATATTGTCGCTTAAAGAAACGGTTCTTCTTGCAGTCGTGTTGGGCATGGACGCTTTGATGTCGGGGTTTGCTTATGGATTTGGTTTGACTTACAGCCTCATAGCTCTTGTCATAATGTGTGTTCTTTTGGGCATATCGCTGGTTGTGGGCAGCACTCTGGGAATGAGGCTGCACAAAAAAAGTATTGCCGATTTGTCGTGGATAGGCGGGATAATACTTATTTTGATAGCTGTCTGGCGTCTGATAGGGATATAA
- a CDS encoding NINE protein gives MRKPKETKRCPRCGVKVPIAQEKCPHCGLIYERLRLTTNKSAKLALKRGHKHKVINYAVLPPDINWLRLFLYCIFFGYVGIHRFYVGKIKSGFFFLFSFLAVFIASLIFTLQAETLYNLAYFMTMPIAFNALFWVMDIFSILFKKFKVPVSIPEDFAVDGEYGGVLDLVRDIDNSVDINKRKKIREQARKEALNDTQTKDLKNQVLERSNEISSLEETQAEPQSEEEEPQKKVVVFDQRTINKGSKSKKKKHKKGRK, from the coding sequence ATGAGAAAGCCCAAAGAAACTAAACGATGCCCCAGATGCGGGGTGAAAGTGCCAATTGCTCAGGAAAAGTGCCCGCACTGCGGGCTTATTTATGAGCGCTTGAGACTGACAACAAACAAGTCGGCAAAGCTTGCGCTTAAAAGAGGTCATAAGCACAAGGTCATTAACTATGCTGTTTTGCCGCCTGACATAAATTGGCTGCGGTTGTTCTTATATTGTATTTTTTTTGGATATGTTGGAATACACAGGTTTTATGTGGGCAAAATAAAGTCAGGCTTCTTTTTTCTATTTTCGTTTTTGGCAGTGTTTATTGCCAGCCTGATTTTTACGTTGCAGGCTGAGACACTATATAATCTTGCCTATTTTATGACCATGCCCATAGCGTTTAATGCGCTGTTTTGGGTGATGGATATTTTCAGTATACTGTTTAAAAAGTTTAAGGTGCCGGTGTCAATTCCGGAGGATTTTGCTGTTGACGGTGAGTATGGCGGTGTATTGGACTTGGTGAGGGATATAGACAATTCGGTTGACATAAACAAGCGCAAGAAAATAAGAGAACAGGCGCGGAAAGAAGCCCTGAATGATACTCAAACCAAGGACCTTAAAAATCAAGTCTTGGAGCGCAGCAATGAAATTTCTTCCTTAGAAGAGACTCAGGCTGAACCCCAATCGGAGGAAGAAGAGCCTCAGAAAAAGGTGGTTGTGTTTGACCAGCGTACAATCAACAAGGGCAGCAAAAGTAAAAAGAAAAAACATAAAAAGGGTAGGAAATGA
- the gap gene encoding type I glyceraldehyde-3-phosphate dehydrogenase: MSKIKLGINGFGRIGRLVLRIAANNPKFEVVAINDPFIDLEYAKYMFIHDTVHGRFEGAVDVKDGKLVVGGKAIAMFGVKEPENIPWGTVGADYIVEASGAFTKKDLAELHLKAGAQKVIITAPAKDGVPMFVMGVNHKEYKKDMKVVSNASCTTNCLAPLAKVINDEFGIAEGLMTTVHSMTATQLVVDGPSRKDWRGGRAAAHNIIPASTGAAKAVTEVIPVLKGKLTGMAFRVPSLDVSVVDLTCKLSKPTTYDKIKEVIKKHAEGDMKGIMSYTEEDVVSSDFVGDPSGSIFDAGAGIMLNDTFVKLVAWYDNEWGYSTMVVKFIEYMASVDGK, encoded by the coding sequence ATGAGTAAAATAAAACTTGGTATTAACGGATTCGGAAGAATAGGAAGACTTGTTTTGAGAATTGCGGCAAACAACCCTAAATTTGAGGTGGTTGCAATAAACGACCCGTTTATTGATTTAGAGTATGCAAAGTATATGTTTATTCACGACACTGTTCACGGCAGATTTGAAGGCGCAGTGGATGTCAAAGACGGCAAGCTTGTTGTTGGCGGAAAAGCAATCGCTATGTTTGGTGTAAAGGAACCCGAAAATATTCCATGGGGAACGGTTGGGGCTGACTATATCGTTGAGGCCAGCGGAGCCTTTACTAAAAAGGACCTTGCTGAGCTTCACCTTAAAGCCGGTGCCCAAAAGGTTATTATAACTGCTCCTGCCAAAGACGGTGTGCCTATGTTTGTTATGGGCGTAAACCACAAAGAATATAAAAAAGACATGAAAGTGGTGAGCAACGCAAGCTGCACTACAAATTGTCTTGCTCCTCTTGCCAAGGTAATTAACGACGAGTTCGGAATTGCTGAAGGGCTTATGACTACCGTTCACTCTATGACTGCTACACAGCTGGTGGTTGACGGACCAAGCCGAAAGGATTGGAGGGGAGGAAGAGCAGCAGCTCACAATATTATTCCGGCTTCAACGGGGGCGGCCAAGGCAGTAACAGAGGTTATTCCGGTGCTGAAGGGCAAGCTCACAGGTATGGCATTTAGAGTGCCTTCGCTTGACGTGAGCGTTGTAGACCTGACCTGTAAGCTTTCTAAACCTACTACTTATGACAAAATTAAGGAAGTGATTAAAAAACACGCTGAGGGTGACATGAAAGGTATTATGAGCTATACCGAAGAGGATGTTGTTTCAAGTGACTTTGTCGGAGACCCGAGCGGTAGCATATTTGACGCAGGAGCCGGCATTATGTTAAATGACACATTCGTAAAGCTTGTTGCGTGGTATGACAATGAATGGGGTTACAGCACTATGGTTGTAAAATTTATTGAATATATGGCCTCAGTAGACGGTAAATAA
- a CDS encoding DUF4116 domain-containing protein — MVSSTQKKINIKENISKLAKGGKINDIIKLCKEFKGFSKTCVEALYEEVKESPKLLKQVIGGLLNNEVSAEIVGDLSKHIRQNALLEEIQKGNLNILKTLEKEDSPILENREFMERAIKCNPEVLEIASANLKTDPSFMTNCIAENIECYKHMDTFLKENATFTMAMMVELNQKHGFECEALRKLASEMANDPEFIKNYGKVEGNFEDLCRTVADKKDLDNVSNPAVCDFLANATNSEVPLHTQEDKAFGMLYGDPMDEMAQPMVQLQPEDLMDTTFKAFKGVVKPMIAEFANPNMGMLSNPTLGQRVSSSLTAGISGAAQTFIPSIF, encoded by the coding sequence ATGGTATCATCCACTCAAAAAAAAATTAACATAAAAGAGAATATATCAAAGCTTGCAAAAGGCGGCAAAATCAACGATATAATAAAACTTTGTAAGGAATTTAAAGGCTTTTCTAAAACCTGTGTAGAAGCTCTTTATGAAGAAGTTAAAGAAAGCCCCAAGCTTCTAAAACAAGTTATAGGCGGACTTTTAAATAACGAGGTGTCCGCTGAAATTGTAGGAGACTTAAGCAAGCACATAAGACAAAATGCTCTTTTGGAAGAAATACAAAAAGGCAATTTAAACATTCTCAAAACTCTTGAAAAAGAAGATTCACCTATTTTAGAAAATCGCGAATTTATGGAAAGAGCAATAAAGTGTAATCCCGAGGTTCTAGAAATAGCGTCAGCTAATCTAAAAACAGACCCGAGTTTCATGACAAACTGTATAGCCGAAAATATAGAGTGTTATAAGCATATGGACACCTTCCTCAAAGAAAACGCGACCTTCACCATGGCTATGATGGTGGAGCTAAACCAAAAACACGGTTTTGAATGTGAAGCACTCAGAAAGTTAGCTTCCGAAATGGCTAATGACCCTGAGTTTATCAAAAACTACGGAAAAGTAGAAGGTAATTTTGAAGACCTGTGCCGCACTGTTGCCGACAAAAAAGACCTTGACAATGTGTCAAATCCGGCAGTATGCGACTTTCTTGCAAATGCCACAAACAGCGAGGTCCCCCTTCACACACAGGAAGATAAAGCCTTTGGCATGTTATATGGTGACCCGATGGACGAAATGGCCCAGCCTATGGTCCAGCTCCAGCCGGAAGACTTAATGGACACAACCTTTAAAGCGTTTAAGGGCGTAGTAAAGCCTATGATTGCTGAATTTGCCAATCCAAATATGGGAATGCTGTCAAATCCAACGCTCGGGCAAAGAGTCTCATCCAGCTTGACAGCAGGAATTTCAGGCGCAGCACAAACTTTTATTCCTTCCATCTTTTGA
- the lgt gene encoding prolipoprotein diacylglyceryl transferase, producing the protein MSKLLNPGFSFFGLWEIKWYGVIIACGMLAGIITALITAKKKNYRDNLVLDLALVILPCAIVGARLYYVAFYGVGSFAEVFEIWNGGMAIYGGVIGGLIGIIVYCLIRKFSILEVCDLVAPPLILGQAIGRWGNYMNQEAYGSLITNPDQWYFPFGVYIERTNFTDIAWQEVQNNLGLFGGATPDGAWFMATFFYESMCSFVIFVGLILLTRFVNIRGIVTGAYLVLYGIVRSILEGFRADPLMIGDTIRVSQVLSIIIIVIGLGIIGWQLYKYFDRKKKGILQPISTLLKKPKNAAVAAGIIQTVEAELEEAKIERAANEASKPNIKVDNPKKETKAKTEKVAQTTNTEQKLKTGKTSRKPPSEKEKNDD; encoded by the coding sequence ATGAGTAAGTTGCTTAATCCGGGCTTTAGTTTTTTCGGCCTGTGGGAAATTAAATGGTATGGCGTTATTATTGCTTGCGGAATGCTTGCAGGAATTATAACCGCGCTTATTACCGCTAAAAAGAAAAACTATAGAGACAACCTTGTGCTTGATTTGGCTCTGGTTATTCTGCCATGTGCAATCGTAGGTGCAAGACTGTATTATGTTGCTTTCTATGGCGTGGGCAGTTTTGCTGAGGTTTTTGAAATTTGGAACGGCGGCATGGCAATTTATGGAGGCGTAATAGGCGGACTTATTGGCATCATTGTGTATTGCCTCATAAGAAAGTTTTCAATTCTGGAAGTGTGCGACCTTGTGGCTCCGCCTCTTATTTTGGGTCAGGCTATAGGGCGTTGGGGAAACTATATGAACCAAGAAGCCTACGGCTCGCTCATAACCAACCCCGATCAATGGTATTTTCCGTTTGGAGTATATATTGAGCGGACAAATTTCACCGACATAGCATGGCAGGAAGTGCAAAATAACTTAGGCTTGTTTGGTGGGGCAACCCCCGACGGTGCGTGGTTTATGGCAACATTCTTCTATGAAAGCATGTGTAGTTTTGTGATATTTGTGGGGCTCATACTTCTCACCAGATTTGTAAATATCAGAGGCATTGTGACAGGGGCATATTTGGTGCTTTACGGAATAGTCCGGTCAATACTTGAAGGCTTTAGGGCCGACCCGCTTATGATAGGCGATACCATAAGGGTTTCGCAGGTGCTAAGCATAATCATAATTGTTATAGGGCTTGGAATTATAGGATGGCAGCTTTATAAGTACTTTGACCGTAAAAAGAAGGGAATATTGCAGCCAATAAGTACGCTTTTAAAAAAGCCTAAAAATGCAGCAGTTGCAGCCGGTATAATACAAACAGTTGAAGCAGAACTTGAAGAAGCTAAAATTGAAAGAGCTGCAAATGAAGCATCAAAACCCAACATAAAGGTAGACAACCCCAAAAAAGAAACAAAAGCAAAAACAGAGAAGGTTGCACAAACAACAAATACAGAACAAAAACTTAAAACCGGAAAAACCAGTCGAAAACCCCCATCTGAGAAGGAGAAAAATGATGATTGA